The Streptomyces sp. NBC_00162 sequence CGTCCGTCTATGCGTTCGTATTGCTTTCCCATGGTGATCAGTATCCGTCCGTCGTGGATTTCCCGGGAGGAAGTCCGAGCCGCGATCGCATCTGCCGCAGGACCCAGTCGCTGAACAGCCCCGCGCAGCAGTCCAGCAGGGCGCCGACCTCCGGGTCCCGGGCCGGCAGGGCGAGCGGCCGGTACGGGGACCAGATGCTCTGGATGTGCTGCGCGGCGATGCGCCGCAGGACCGGGTCACCGTCCGTCAGCAGCTCCACCGAGGCCCGCAATCCGGCCACACCGCCTTGCGCGTGCAGCAGCCGGTACGCGGCCCGGCGGGTGTGCGCCGGCCGGTCGGGCGCGATGCGGGCCAGCAGCCAGTCGGTGGGCAGCCGCCCGGCCGTGGCGCGCAGGCTCAGGGAGGCCTCGCGGGCCACGGCCGCCGACGGGTCGTCCAGCAGCGGGCGCAGCAGCTCGTGGTCGGTGACGTCCAGCAGCCGCAGCCCGCCCACGGCGGCGGCCCGCACCGCGTTGCCGGGGTGCGCCAGCAGCGCGCGCAGCAGCGGCGCGTCCCCGCGGCGGGCGCACTCGGCGAAGCCGGTCACGGCGTAAGGGGTGATGCTGCCCGGGTCCTCGACCAGCTCGCGGTAGTGGGCGTACGGGTCGCCGCCGTCCTGGCGGACCACCCAGCGGGCGCAGGCCCGGACCAGCCCGGAGCGGTCGGTGAGGTGCTTCCCGGCCTCGGCGGCCCGGCCGGCCCCGCGCAGG is a genomic window containing:
- a CDS encoding HEAT repeat domain-containing protein gives rise to the protein MSARRERAIRTGHASADRLMDGGHPGHTPVPLPEGVAETWIAFDQAVRDIHRFRYGTAYNGADVVALCHPDGYVREGALRGPDPVLELVAIRCTDWVPAVREQARRVLRAVLDADPAGTVRRLTPLLLRLGRREHGAWALELLPAALRGERLRAELRGSPDLPTRRFAARLSLESGEFGGRELARLAAAELDPQTSQLWADAALAAMAADGPDDEAFDSLVGAHLPMVRATGVTALRGAGRAAEAGKHLTDRSGLVRACARWVVRQDGGDPYAHYRELVEDPGSITPYAVTGFAECARRGDAPLLRALLAHPGNAVRAAAVGGLRLLDVTDHELLRPLLDDPSAAVAREASLSLRATAGRLPTDWLLARIAPDRPAHTRRAAYRLLHAQGGVAGLRASVELLTDGDPVLRRIAAQHIQSIWSPYRPLALPARDPEVGALLDCCAGLFSDWVLRQMRSRLGLPPGKSTTDGY